The proteins below are encoded in one region of Candidatus Omnitrophota bacterium:
- a CDS encoding L-threonylcarbamoyladenylate synthase translates to MLSTKVIKVSSVYPEPKTIKQAAGILLNGGLVAFPTETVYGVGASFLNKQAIEKIYQIKKRKKDKPIPILVGEMRILDDFVSVLPRIGWKLINRFWPGPLTLILKGKNGDKIGFRMPSNRISQELLSMANVPIAVSSANISGSPSPTTAEEVLKDLNGSIDMLIDGGPTSIKVESTVVDLTTFPLTILREGALSKELIFKFKKIIFVCTGNICRSPMAEGLLRNKIKQLGKNKLIEIISVGVSAPLGMQASRNAVEVMKQEGIDISGHKSRPLDTFLIKDADLIFVMEPKHKEVVLANVPQAASKVHLLDISDPIGGEMEAYRQTLNSLKDRLTKILKLLEID, encoded by the coding sequence CAGTTCTGTTTATCCGGAACCCAAAACCATCAAACAAGCCGCCGGGATACTTTTAAACGGCGGCTTGGTTGCTTTTCCCACAGAAACTGTTTATGGCGTAGGAGCCAGTTTTTTGAATAAACAAGCCATAGAAAAGATATATCAGATTAAAAAAAGAAAAAAGGATAAACCGATTCCTATTCTTGTCGGGGAGATGAGGATTTTAGATGATTTTGTTTCTGTTCTACCGCGGATAGGCTGGAAATTGATCAATAGGTTCTGGCCCGGCCCGCTGACCCTGATTTTAAAAGGAAAAAATGGAGATAAGATCGGTTTTAGAATGCCCTCTAATAGGATTTCCCAGGAACTTTTGTCTATGGCCAATGTTCCGATAGCTGTCTCCAGCGCTAATATATCCGGTAGTCCCTCGCCCACTACGGCTGAGGAGGTCTTAAAAGACCTGAACGGATCGATAGACATGCTAATAGATGGAGGACCTACTTCAATAAAGGTGGAGTCTACGGTGGTTGATCTTACTACTTTCCCGCTGACCATACTGCGGGAGGGAGCGTTATCTAAGGAGCTGATTTTTAAATTTAAAAAGATTATTTTTGTCTGCACCGGAAATATCTGCCGCAGCCCTATGGCCGAGGGACTGCTTCGAAATAAAATAAAACAGCTCGGAAAGAACAAATTAATAGAGATAATCTCAGTCGGGGTATCGGCGCCTTTAGGAATGCAGGCAAGCAGAAATGCCGTTGAAGTGATGAAACAAGAAGGTATTGACATCTCAGGGCATAAATCCAGGCCCCTGGACACATTCCTTATTAAAGATGCGGATTTGATATTTGTTATGGAACCTAAACATAAAGAGGTGGTTCTGGCAAATGTTCCCCAGGCAGCTTCTAAGGTCCATCTTTTGGATATTAGTGACCCGATCGGCGGAGAAATGGAAGCCTATCGTCAGACGCTGAATAGCTTGAAGGACAGATTAACAAAGATATTAAAATTATTGGAGATCGACTAA